The following are from one region of the Littorina saxatilis isolate snail1 linkage group LG2, US_GU_Lsax_2.0, whole genome shotgun sequence genome:
- the LOC138955119 gene encoding uncharacterized protein, with translation MADKNSKSKGKLVSLLSSPGKEKDKDKPKSKSKARASVSSSQPTSLILVTDPATKKTERVSLNSTSPSPVFPTRERSTSPLSRSQTPRSSESVSREEILAMFATLKHDLVALHSAERPVAPLPPGVGGVASLSRLRPSATITSADLGPDFSGSVADSPAFSGGFASLAPPGSSASALGGVCGSPHLFGGSHLPAGPGYALASPGSQTAPPRQYTVHHVAGALGSGVARQPAPLGSVSAVPASGGQAAASCLPSSGLQDSVGGHRPVALGSAAAVPGWSSQGVGSSGCPSGLPVGPARGLSSSTSGCAVAGTSGGGQRASGSGGSVPAIPSLVTHRLPAPTSGSAAAVPVVGGAVGGQFAALPSIVQPTLATSASVDGWVSGLPDPPSDGDQEGFGEEQEGDEDCSESATPLRIPNKLGPTLELAAEITSRYFPEGVSADSTVVAPPPSALADFAGAGDTKVKFRFMESPSVPFVMAQVLADANTPYPLLAAHGEAPPSAQPWLASAQAGGGLPANSRRSRLPSRPHSLLSSFSLPTAPLPVTPELARLRQDGYSRDRTAVCTEQSLLGLEESGRSSLELTSLAETLIRSLTRAIASSIEPFRFRDDAIEADAAMLLAALAKVTDSQMTLAARLYSQVVFWRREAFLNGSRLTDKATIDSLRVSPFSEGALLGSRSLDALRQQTEEARDHHVVQLTELALKQHGNKPRSSAPAAGKSSGQKSSQAGRGGSRSRPYQRKPSFGKRGSGRKPNPQ, from the coding sequence ATGGCGGACAAAAactcaaaaagcaagggcaaACTTGTTTCCCTACTCTCTTCTCCGGGAAAAGAGAAGGATAAAGACAAGCCCAAGTCTAAATCAAAGGCGCGTGCCTCTGTGTCTTCTTCACAGCCTACTTCTTTAATTCTGGTCACTGACCCGGCGACTAAGAAGACAGAACGGGTGTCGCTCAACTCTACGTCACCGTCACCGGTTTTCCCTACGCGGGAACGTTCTACTTCTCCTCTCTCGCGCTCGCAGACGCCACGGTCTAGCGAGTCCGTGTCGCGGGAAGAAATTCTGGCTATGTTTGCAACTCTGAAACATGACCTAGTTGCCTTGCATTCGGCAGAAAGGCCTGTCGCTCCCCTCCCGCCTGGCGTGGGGGGGGTGGCTTCTCTTTCTAGGCTGCGGCCGTCCGCGACGATCACGTCGGCTGATCTCGGGCCGGATTTTTCTGGTTCGGTCGCGGATTCCCCTGCCTTTTCAGGGGGGTTCGCGTCCTTAGCGCCGCCCGGTTCCAGCGCTTCGGCGTTGGGCGGCGTTTGTGGGAGTCCCCATCTTTTTGGGGGCTCACACTTGCCTGCGGGCCCGGGTTACGCTCTGGCGTCGCCGGGTTCGCAGACGGCTCCTCCCCGGCAGTACACCGTCCATCACGTGGCGGGTGCGCTAGGGAGCGGCGTAGCGCGCCAGCCTGCCCCCCTGGGATCAGTTTCGGCTGTCCCGGCCTCTGGGGGGCAGGCAGCAGCGTCTTGTTTGCCCAGCTCTGGCCTACAAGATTCTGTCGGCGGTCATCGACCTGTAGCTCTTGGTTCGGCTGCCGCCGTTCCTGGTTGGAGTTCGCAGGGGGTAGGCTCCTCTGGTTGCCCCTCGGGGCTTCCGGTCGGGCCTGCCCGCGGATTGTCGTCCTCGACTTCCGGTTGTGCTGTGGCAGGCACTTCCGGTGGAGGACAGCGGGCTAGTGGTTCCGGTGGCAGTGTCCCTGCTATCCCGTCCCTGGTTACGCATCGACTTCCGGCCCCGACTTCCGGTTCCGCCGCGGCGGTTCCGGTTGTCGGCGGTGCTGTTGGTGGACAGTTTGCGGCGCTTCCGTCTATTGTTCAACCGACTCTAGCCACTTCCGCTTCCGTGGACGGgtgggtttccggtttgccggaCCCTCCTTCTGATGGAGATCAGGAAGGTTTTGGAGAGGAACAGGAAGGGGATGAGGATTGCTCTGAATCTGCTACCCCCTTACGGATTCCCAATAAACTGGGCCCTACTCTGGAGTTGGCTGCGGAGATAACCTCACGGTATTTCCCTGAGGGTGTCTCCGCCGATTCTACTGTGGTCGCACCCCCTCCTTCTGCTTTGGCAGATTTTGCGGGCGCGGGGGACACGAAGGTGAAGTTCCGGTTCATGGAATCTCCTTCCGTCCCTTTTGTGATGGCTCAGGTGTTGGCGGACGCTAACACACCCTACCCTCTCCTGGCTGCTCATGGGGAAGCCCCCCCGTCTGCTCAGCCTTGGTTAGCCTCGGCTCAGGCAGGCGGCGGCCTCCCAGCTAATTCAAGAAGATCGCGGCTGCCTAGCAGGCCACATTCTCTTCTCTCCTCGTTTTCACTGCCCACAGCTCCACTTccggtgactccggaactgGCTCGCTTACGGCAGGACGGTTATAGCCGAGATAGGACTGCCGTGTGTACGGAACAGAGTCTACTCGGGCTGGAGGAGAGCGGGCGTTCTTCCCTCGAACTGACCTCTTTAGCGGAAACGCTCATCCGGTCTCTCACGAGAGCCATCGCTTCGTCCATCGAACCTTTTAGGTTCCGTGACGATGCCATTGAGGCTGATGCTGCCATGCTCTTGGCGGCCCTCGCGAAGGTCACTGACAGTCAGATGACTCTTGCTGCTCGGCTCTACTCTCAGGTTGTGTTTTGGAGGCGCGAGGCTTTTCTTAACGGCTCACGCCTGACGGATAAGGCCACCATAGACTCTTTGAGAGTCTCTCCCTTCTCAGAGGGTGCGTTGCTGGGATCACGCTCTTTGGATGCCCTCCGGCAGCAAACGGAGGAGGCTCGTGACCATCATGTGGTGCAACTGACGGAACTCGCTCTTAAGCAGCACGGTAACAAACCACGGAGTTCTGCACCAGCTGCAGGCAAGTCCTCGGGGCAGAAGTCGTCTCAGGCAGGTAGGGGTGGTTCACGTTCCCGCCCTTACCAGCGTAAACCTTCCTTTGGGAAGCGGGGGTCTGGGCGcaagcccaacccccaatga
- the LOC138960340 gene encoding uncharacterized protein, which produces MEGPVRCGEMLYGTARPCNMRQESNGIVTTSHKKRRKKKAAGRLINFFKQATSCCTKNRSSSPPECEEDEDCRLKTVQDHDKDSVAVTLVGKIGRYDPASYQHVRKRMERNIAKDTGLSLRDGDNISSAGGIEQTFSKQRMLNSGHHRSSCSSQRRSLRCYDCQVLGRCPDVHTGATSEASHVKTVEVLNHGISPACDSPAKDKESASVSSVEAQDEHNMSIQNKTEASVVSAPSDPGVFGSLVDDLKEGVHQISAEISRDVYPQRRGRTREKFMNPSSMKRSSLRSLYNFRHFHRYPVPRNIRMIDINNFCYPRFAELQARRNTLKDCTDPQLNGYEFEELARVGWYFNRRALVTFCCGMEMPVTPNGHPLDVHIGLSPQCGFAQSLQKPPVGALAREDQAEEQQGSPEASGGVSEIRFSVPVQATEDVIVGYGIFSGAYEGAEGFQGAFQESRPGEHRSIDGDSYALAGAAEPSGASAYMENLVTNTTPLASERFQPFSGNPDQARQRPTGTMQNTFETAGRLFMRGNVQDPVGSARLLRDLEGDNGRRSPPDLTPADQINMDGRLNNYRARYPQFGFPTVRNWTFEGWPRTHSQTPSMLADGGFFYAGYGDSVLCYSCGIGVRHWLPMDDPWVEHARWRPACMYVQTIQGQDFIDAAVELSRNNRHPTYQEVRLDANRRRRAAEAGNGEDAPAPAALPGDDMTGLLCKVCYEEEMNTVLMPCRHLAVCTRCSGRVGTCPICRAHIESTFRANFG; this is translated from the exons ATGGAGGGACCAGTAAGATGTGGTGAAATGTTGTATGGGACTGCTCGTCCTTGCAACATGAGGCAAGAGAGTAATGGTATCGTTACCACATCTCACAAAAaacgaaggaaaaaaaaagctgCTGGCAGGCTGATCAATTTCTTTAAACAAGCCACATCTTGCTGTACTAAAAATAGAAGTAGCTCACCTCCTGAATGCGAGGAGGATGAGGACTGTAGGCTGAAGACCGTGCAAGATCATGACAAAGATAGTGTCGCTGTAACCTTGGTTGGAAAAATTGGCCGTTATGATCCTGCCAGTTACCAGCATGTTCGGAAAAGAATGGAGAGGAATATCGCCAAAGATACAGGACTCAGTCTCAGAGATGGTGACAACATTTCCAGTGCTGGTGGAATTGAACAAACTTTTTCAAAGCAGAGAATGTTGAACAGTGGTCATCACAGAAGCTCCTGTTCTAGTCAACGCAGATCACTTCGCTGTTATGATTGTCAGGTCCTTGGAAGGTGTCCAGATGTGCACACAGGAGCAACAAGTGAAGCAAGTCATGTCAAGACAGTGGAGGTTCTGAATCATGGAATATCACCTGCGTGTGATAGCCCAGCTAAAGACAAGGAGTCGGCATCGGTTTCTTCAGTTGAGGCACAAGATGAACATAATATGAGCATTCAAAACAAAACGGAGGCTTCTGTTGTATCCGCACCATCAGATCCAGGTGTATTTGGCTCTTTGGTTGATGATTTGAAGGAAGGAGTTCATCAGATTTCAGCTGAAATCAGCAGAGACGTGTATCCGCAACGAAGAGGTAGAACAAGGGAAAAGTTTATGAATCCTTCTTCTATGAAGAGATCTTCTCTCCGGTCTTTGTACAACTTTAGGCATTTCCATCGATATCCAGTTCCGAGGAACATCAGAATGATCGATATAAATAACTTCTGTTACCCCAGGTTCGCAGAGCTTCAAGCTAGAAGAAATACTTTGAAGGACTGTACTGATCCACAGCTGAATGGATATGAATTTGAAGAACTCGCCCGTGTTGGTTGGTACTTCAACCGCCGAGCTCTGGTCACCTTCTGCTGTGGGATGGAGATGCCTGTTACACCCAACGGTCATCCACTGGATGTTCACATTGGTCTCTCACCGCAGTGTGGATTCGCTCAGAGTCTCCAAAAGCCTCCAGTTGGGGCTTTGGCACGTGAAGACCAGGCAGAAGAGCAACAAGGTAGTCCTGAGGCGTCTGGAGGAGTGTCAGAGATCAGATTCAGCGTTCCAGTTCAGGCCACAGAAGATGTAATTGTAGGCTACGGTATTTTTTCTGGAGCATATGAGGGAGCTGAAGGGTTTCAAGGGGCATTCCAAGAGAGTAGGCCTGGTGAACACCGTTCTATAGACGGAGACTCTTATGCCTTGGCAGGAGCAGCTGAACCGTCTGGTGCTAGTGCTTACATGGAGAATCTGGTGACCAACACAACACCCTTGGCCTCTGAGAGATTTCAGCCATTTTCTGGGAACCCAGATCAAGCTCGGCAGAGACCTACTGGCACGATGCAGAACACTTTTGAGACTGCAGGACGTCTGTTCATGCGTGGCAATGTGCAGGATCCGGTTGGAAGCGCACGGCTGCTGAGAGACCTAGAGGGAGACAATGGCAGACGGAGTCCTCCTGACCTTACACCTGCAGATCAGATCAACATGGATGGTCGATTGAATAATTACCGAGCTCGCTACCCCCAGTTTGGTTTCCCCACAGTGCGTAACTGGACCTTTGAGGGCTGGCCAAGGACCCATTCCCAAACGCCAAGCATGTTGGCGGATGGCGGCTTCTTTTATGCAG GCTATGGTGACAGTGTCTTGTGCTACTCCTGTGGGATTGGTGTTCGTCATTGGCTGCCGATGGATGATCCGTGGGTTGAGCACGCTCGCTGGCGGCCAGCCTGCATGTACGTTCAGACCATTCAGGGGCAGGATTTCATTGACGCTGCAGTAGAACTGTCACGCAACAACAGGCAT cCAACCTACCAAGAGGTGAGACTGGATGCCAATCGGAGGCGGAGAGCCGCTGAAGCAG GTAACGGTGAAGATGCTCCTGCACCTGCAGCCTTACCTGGTGATGACATGACAGGCCTGCTGTGCAAAGTGTGCTATGAGGAGGAAATGAATACCGTCCTCATGCCTTGTCGTCATCTTGCAGTGTGTACACGTTGCAGTGGAAGGGTCGGCACATGTCCTATCTGCAGAGCTCACATTGAATCAACATTCAGAGCAAATTTTGGGTGA